In Marivirga salinae, a single window of DNA contains:
- a CDS encoding DUF2459 domain-containing protein: MKIVKKIIKYGLYFLLIPFTYLVVSLVLSTITIDRNESYEIPDKTIYLASNGVHLDIVIPKKNIDSSLLSNLVHKPNENFLGFGWGDEEFYLNTRTWGDLKFDVAFKAVFLNGSSLIHTTRYQNIQNHWIKIKITESELSRLNTYLYESFDFNKNGELILLKNKGYTSRDDFYRAKGSFSFYKTCNSWVNKGFKKSGLKACLWTPFDFGLMNKYK; the protein is encoded by the coding sequence ATGAAAATAGTCAAGAAAATAATTAAATACGGGTTATATTTTTTGTTAATTCCTTTTACTTATTTAGTTGTTTCCTTGGTTCTTAGTACCATCACAATTGACAGAAATGAATCCTATGAAATACCTGATAAAACCATTTATTTAGCTTCAAATGGAGTTCATTTAGATATTGTCATCCCCAAGAAAAATATTGATTCATCGTTACTGTCTAACTTAGTACATAAACCAAATGAAAATTTTTTAGGCTTTGGATGGGGTGATGAAGAATTTTATTTAAATACCCGAACTTGGGGAGATTTGAAATTTGATGTGGCATTTAAAGCTGTATTCTTAAATGGTTCGTCATTGATTCATACCACTCGTTATCAAAATATACAAAACCATTGGATTAAAATTAAAATAACAGAATCTGAGCTCAGTAGATTGAATACATATTTATATGAGTCTTTCGATTTTAATAAAAATGGAGAGCTAATATTACTTAAAAATAAAGGCTATACTTCAAGAGATGATTTCTATAGAGCAAAAGGGAGTTTTTCTTTTTACAAAACTTGTAACTCATGGGTGAATAAAGGATTTAAAAAAAGTGGATTAAAAGCATGTTTGTGGACTCCCTTTGATTTTGGCTTAATGAATAAATATAAATAG
- a CDS encoding HIT family protein, whose translation MASIFTKIINREIPGHIVAENDDYIAFLDINPLVEGHVLVVPKQETDYIFDLEDNVLSGLHLFAKKVAKAIDKSIKCTRVGVAVIGLEVPHVHVHLVPLNSMDDINFSKGKLNPSEEELKAVAEKIKSNLA comes from the coding sequence ATGGCAAGTATTTTCACAAAAATCATCAATAGAGAAATACCAGGACATATAGTAGCTGAAAATGATGACTATATCGCTTTTTTGGATATAAATCCATTGGTAGAAGGTCATGTTTTGGTAGTACCTAAACAAGAAACTGATTATATTTTTGATTTGGAAGATAATGTTCTTTCAGGATTGCATCTATTTGCCAAAAAAGTAGCCAAAGCTATTGATAAATCCATTAAGTGCACAAGAGTTGGAGTGGCTGTAATCGGTCTAGAGGTGCCTCATGTGCATGTGCACTTAGTGCCATTGAACTCTATGGATGATATCAATTTTAGTAAAGGCAAATTAAATCCATCAGAAGAAGAACTGAAAGCTGTAGCTGAAAAGATTAAATCTAATTTGGCTTAA
- a CDS encoding response regulator — MKILLVEDNEIDVVLTQVYLEEFYSDLILEVVNNGADAIDFLLQQHEFSHCEEPDLVLLDLNLPKIDGLEVLQVVKNTYGKGHIPIIILTTSVLDSDKSFALQNGALTYIEKPLDVENLKKIITDNSILIKE; from the coding sequence ATGAAAATTTTATTGGTAGAAGACAACGAGATTGATGTTGTGCTTACTCAAGTCTATTTAGAGGAGTTTTACTCTGATTTAATATTAGAAGTTGTTAATAATGGAGCAGATGCTATTGATTTTTTATTACAGCAGCATGAGTTTTCTCATTGTGAAGAGCCTGATTTGGTGCTTTTAGATTTGAATTTACCCAAAATTGATGGTTTAGAGGTTTTGCAAGTTGTAAAAAACACATATGGAAAAGGTCATATACCTATTATAATTTTAACTACTTCGGTTTTGGATTCAGATAAAAGTTTTGCTCTTCAAAACGGAGCTTTGACCTATATTGAAAAGCCTCTTGATGTAGAGAACTTGAAAAAAATAATCACTGATAATAGTATTTTAATTAAGGAATGA
- the mgtE gene encoding magnesium transporter produces MEKLEEKEHIDQFELSKEYLEKLQLAISEQDDQFIKNTLDETNPADISTILLEFETEESRYVLDVLENEVSAEVINDLDEDVRSKYLKEFNTTEIAAMLNELDSDDAVDIINELPLKDREEVIASLENKEKAKNILDLLRYEEDVAGGLMAKELIKANENWSINQCIEEIRRQAENVEKIYSVYVVNDQNVLLGRVSLKKIILADDHLKVKDLYDEDVISVETYMDEVDVAEVMRKYDLDAVPVVNVQGKLMGRITIDDIVDVITELAEEERQMMAGISEDVEEDDSVWMLTRARLPWLIIGMFGGILGAQFIGVFEKDILMVPAMAFFIPLITATGGNVGIQSSSIVLQSLASKSVFDDSFLKRITKVLAVAILNGIVIAGIVMGMNLILGQEIKLAIVVSIALFTVVLLASFMGTVTPLVLDKLGINPALAAGPFITTANDLLGLLVYFSVAHFLLI; encoded by the coding sequence ATGGAGAAACTTGAGGAAAAAGAGCATATTGACCAATTTGAACTTTCAAAAGAGTATTTAGAGAAATTGCAGCTTGCCATATCTGAGCAAGATGATCAATTTATTAAAAATACACTTGATGAAACTAACCCTGCCGATATCTCCACTATTTTATTGGAGTTCGAAACGGAGGAGTCTCGCTATGTACTGGATGTATTAGAAAATGAGGTCAGTGCGGAAGTAATAAATGATTTAGATGAAGATGTTCGTTCCAAATATCTAAAGGAATTTAATACTACCGAGATAGCTGCAATGCTGAATGAATTAGATTCAGATGATGCGGTGGATATCATTAATGAGTTGCCTTTAAAAGACAGAGAAGAAGTAATTGCTTCTTTGGAAAATAAAGAAAAAGCAAAGAACATTTTAGACCTTTTACGTTATGAGGAAGACGTAGCGGGAGGTTTGATGGCAAAAGAGCTCATCAAAGCCAACGAAAACTGGTCCATTAATCAGTGTATAGAGGAAATTAGAAGACAAGCCGAAAATGTAGAGAAAATCTATTCCGTTTATGTAGTTAATGACCAAAATGTTTTGCTTGGAAGAGTTTCACTAAAGAAAATCATTTTAGCTGATGATCATTTAAAGGTAAAGGATCTTTATGATGAAGATGTTATATCGGTGGAAACCTATATGGACGAAGTGGATGTAGCGGAAGTGATGAGAAAATATGATTTGGATGCGGTTCCGGTTGTGAATGTTCAAGGTAAATTAATGGGACGTATTACCATTGATGATATCGTGGATGTTATTACCGAACTAGCTGAAGAGGAAAGACAGATGATGGCGGGTATTTCCGAAGATGTAGAGGAAGATGATAGTGTTTGGATGCTGACTCGAGCTCGTTTACCTTGGCTAATAATTGGCATGTTCGGAGGTATTTTAGGTGCTCAATTTATCGGAGTTTTTGAAAAAGATATTTTAATGGTGCCAGCCATGGCATTTTTTATTCCCTTGATTACAGCAACCGGAGGAAATGTAGGGATACAATCTTCTTCTATTGTTTTGCAAAGTTTAGCGAGCAAATCTGTTTTTGATGATTCATTTCTAAAGAGAATCACAAAAGTATTAGCTGTTGCCATATTGAATGGAATTGTAATTGCAGGAATAGTAATGGGTATGAACCTCATTTTAGGTCAAGAAATCAAGTTAGCGATTGTGGTCTCAATCGCATTATTTACGGTCGTTTTATTGGCTTCTTTTATGGGAACCGTAACGCCATTAGTGTTGGATAAATTAGGTATAAATCCTGCCTTAGCTGCTGGTCCTTTTATTACTACAGCAAATGATTTATTGGGGTTATTAGTATATTTTTCCGTTGCCCACTTCCTACTTATCTAA
- the greA gene encoding transcription elongation factor GreA, whose translation MSTVSYYTEEGLRKMKEELHHLKTVERPKASADIAEARDKGDLSENAEYDAAKEAQGLLEMKINKLETVVANARVIKESDVDTSKVGLLTKAKIKNKKNGMEVTYTMVSEEEANLKEGKISIKSPIGKGIMGKKIGDVAQVDAPAGKMEFEILDISL comes from the coding sequence ATGAGTACAGTATCATACTACACAGAAGAGGGTTTAAGAAAAATGAAGGAAGAGCTCCATCATTTAAAAACCGTAGAAAGACCGAAAGCTTCAGCTGACATTGCAGAAGCAAGAGACAAAGGAGACTTAAGCGAGAATGCAGAATATGATGCTGCTAAAGAGGCTCAAGGTTTACTTGAAATGAAAATTAACAAATTGGAAACCGTTGTGGCTAATGCTAGAGTCATCAAAGAATCCGATGTGGATACTTCGAAAGTTGGGCTATTAACCAAGGCTAAGATAAAGAATAAGAAGAATGGCATGGAAGTAACCTATACAATGGTTTCTGAAGAGGAGGCGAATTTGAAAGAAGGTAAAATTTCTATCAAATCACCAATCGGAAAAGGAATCATGGGCAAAAAAATAGGGGATGTTGCACAGGTTGACGCTCCTGCCGGAAAAATGGAATTTGAAATTTTAGATATTAGTCTTTAA
- a CDS encoding CPBP family intramembrane glutamic endopeptidase, with amino-acid sequence MGLFKKISKVELFLAIACLLVALAFPPIGVLIGFIIVLVYLLVGKDHKEKFKSIGFRSPKDGWIKTVFLCLIYGILIEVSFQIVVNPVIEIITAAEVDLTAYDGIRNNFINYLSVLLIGWVVGGFIEEILFRGYLITRLSKLFQIEKAGNWFAIILTSLVFGFSHLYQGWSGVISTGLISIIFGFIFIQHRKVIWYTILTHGFINTTALTLMWLDYDNISEKLLFN; translated from the coding sequence ATGGGACTTTTTAAGAAAATCAGCAAAGTTGAATTATTTTTAGCAATAGCGTGCCTTTTAGTTGCATTGGCTTTTCCTCCAATAGGCGTATTGATCGGATTTATTATTGTTCTGGTGTATTTGTTAGTTGGCAAAGACCACAAAGAAAAATTCAAATCTATAGGCTTTAGAAGTCCAAAGGATGGTTGGATCAAAACAGTGTTTTTATGCCTAATTTATGGAATCCTAATTGAAGTAAGTTTTCAGATTGTAGTTAATCCTGTTATTGAAATAATTACAGCCGCAGAAGTTGATTTGACAGCTTATGATGGCATTCGTAATAATTTCATCAATTATTTAAGTGTGCTATTGATTGGATGGGTAGTAGGAGGGTTTATTGAAGAGATTTTATTTCGTGGTTATTTAATTACAAGATTATCGAAACTTTTCCAAATTGAAAAAGCAGGAAATTGGTTCGCTATCATTCTTACTTCTTTGGTTTTTGGGTTCAGCCATTTATATCAAGGCTGGAGTGGAGTGATAAGTACAGGCTTAATCTCTATAATTTTCGGTTTTATCTTTATCCAACATAGGAAAGTAATTTGGTATACTATATTGACTCACGGATTTATCAATACGACTGCATTAACTTTAATGTGGTTAGATTATGATAATATCTCAGAAAAGCTACTTTTTAATTAA
- the rsmA gene encoding 16S rRNA (adenine(1518)-N(6)/adenine(1519)-N(6))-dimethyltransferase RsmA translates to MKGVRAKKHLGQHFLKDQNIAQKIVESLTGHKNYQHLLEIGPGTGVLSNFLIDRAEYELLFMDVDQESVDYLQNLYPDYKDKIIKEDFLRIDLGHYYKEPFGIIGNFPYNISSQIFFKVLEYRDQIPEVVGMIQKEVAERIAAKEGNKTYGILSVLLQAFYDVEYLFSVPPNVFNPPPKVTSAVLRLKRNETQTLSCDEKLFFRVVKQGFNNRRKTLRNALKSFDLSDEIKSLDLLNKRAEQLTVNDFVELTNHIASNGET, encoded by the coding sequence ATGAAGGGAGTTCGAGCGAAAAAACATTTAGGGCAACATTTTTTAAAAGATCAAAATATAGCCCAGAAAATAGTAGAAAGCCTCACAGGGCATAAAAATTACCAACATCTTTTAGAAATTGGTCCGGGCACTGGTGTGCTCAGTAATTTTTTGATCGATAGAGCAGAATATGAATTGCTTTTCATGGATGTTGATCAGGAATCAGTCGACTACCTTCAAAATCTGTATCCTGATTATAAAGATAAAATTATAAAAGAAGACTTTTTACGAATTGATTTAGGACATTATTATAAGGAGCCTTTCGGTATCATCGGGAATTTTCCTTACAATATTTCTTCTCAAATCTTTTTCAAGGTTTTGGAATATAGAGATCAAATTCCAGAAGTAGTGGGCATGATTCAGAAAGAGGTAGCTGAACGAATTGCTGCAAAAGAAGGAAATAAAACGTATGGGATTTTAAGTGTATTACTTCAAGCTTTTTATGATGTGGAATATCTTTTTTCTGTTCCGCCTAATGTTTTTAACCCTCCACCAAAAGTAACTTCAGCCGTTTTACGCTTAAAAAGAAATGAAACTCAAACTTTAAGCTGCGATGAGAAGTTGTTTTTTAGGGTTGTGAAACAAGGCTTTAATAATAGAAGAAAAACTTTAAGAAATGCTTTAAAGAGTTTCGATCTATCTGATGAAATAAAGTCATTAGATTTGTTGAATAAACGTGCCGAGCAACTGACCGTTAATGATTTTGTAGAATTGACAAACCACATTGCTAGTAATGGAGAAACTTGA
- a CDS encoding leucine-rich repeat domain-containing protein, translated as MTRTVIFIKHSIRKVRFLPLVLLILGTISACEQSSQQLLPLEQLEDEKTYKNLEEALEEPENVYKLDLKMKNLTTLPESIGKLKNLQRLNLGGNQLTTLPESIGKLKNLQRLDLFVNKLTTLPESIGKLQNLKGLYLRDNRLSSLPDSITKLKKLIWLNLYNNKLTSLPESFGELKSLEYLELHKNELTTLPESFGELQSLESLKLGSITGGNKLSTLPESIGKLQKLRILRLNRNQLTTLPESFGELKSLQILHLQDNQLTALPETITNLKNLQGLYLGDEQLSNLPETILKWAEENDVEIRR; from the coding sequence ATGACAAGAACAGTAATATTTATCAAACATTCTATTCGGAAGGTTAGATTCTTGCCACTTGTTTTACTAATATTGGGGACCATCTCCGCCTGCGAACAATCCTCACAACAACTACTCCCTTTAGAGCAGCTCGAAGACGAAAAAACATACAAAAATCTTGAAGAGGCCCTGGAAGAGCCTGAAAATGTGTATAAGCTAGATTTAAAAATGAAAAATCTTACCACCCTCCCTGAAAGCATTGGAAAGCTAAAAAACCTGCAAAGATTGAATTTGGGGGGAAACCAACTTACCACACTTCCAGAAAGTATTGGAAAGCTGAAAAACCTGCAAAGGTTAGATTTATTTGTCAATAAACTCACTACCCTACCAGAAAGCATCGGAAAGCTACAAAACCTAAAAGGGCTATATTTGCGAGATAACCGCCTTAGCAGTCTGCCAGATAGCATTACCAAGCTAAAAAAACTGATATGGCTTAATTTGTATAACAATAAACTCACTAGCCTGCCGGAAAGCTTTGGAGAGCTGAAAAGTCTTGAATACCTGGAATTGCATAAAAATGAACTCACAACTTTACCGGAAAGCTTTGGAGAACTGCAAAGCTTGGAATCTCTTAAATTAGGCTCCATTACCGGTGGTAACAAACTCTCCACCCTTCCTGAAAGCATTGGAAAATTGCAAAAACTACGAATTCTGCGGTTAAACCGTAATCAACTTACCACCTTACCGGAAAGCTTTGGAGAGCTGAAAAGCCTACAAATTTTGCACTTACAAGATAATCAGCTTACTGCTCTTCCAGAAACTATTACTAATCTGAAAAATCTGCAAGGGCTATATTTAGGTGACGAACAACTCTCTAACCTACCGGAAACTATCCTTAAGTGGGCAGAAGAAAATGATGTGGAAATCAGACGGTAG
- the rpmF gene encoding 50S ribosomal protein L32, whose protein sequence is MAHPKRKISRTRRDKRRTHKKGTAKLLAICPTTGEAHLPHRAFWHEGKLYYKGNVVMEKEVLA, encoded by the coding sequence ATGGCGCATCCTAAGAGAAAAATATCTAGAACTAGAAGAGATAAAAGAAGGACTCATAAAAAAGGAACGGCAAAATTATTGGCGATTTGTCCTACTACAGGCGAGGCGCATTTGCCACACAGAGCTTTCTGGCATGAAGGTAAACTTTACTACAAAGGTAATGTAGTAATGGAAAAAGAAGTATTGGCTTAA
- the pdxA gene encoding 4-hydroxythreonine-4-phosphate dehydrogenase PdxA produces the protein MEELNKPTIAITIGDVNSISPEVIIKALEDPRIIKLMTPVVYGSGKILSYYRKALNIRDFNYFQLKKLEELSDKKLNVLNLWEETVNITMGQSSEEAGKYAFISIKKAVEDAMEGKVDAIVTAPINKHNIQSEDFKFAGHTEYLAQEAGVKDSLMLLVDGDLRVGVVTGHIPIKEVSDKITSEKIDSKLDVLEKSLKHDFGIKKPRIAVLGLNPHAGDGGVIGNEEEEMIKPLIERRKEKGKLVFGPFPADGFFGNQQYKNFDAVLAMYHDQGLIPFKTLAFSNGVNFTAGLPFVRTSPDHGTAYDLTGKGLADETSMRQALFLAIDIIKNRKEYS, from the coding sequence ATGGAAGAACTTAATAAACCAACCATTGCCATAACCATCGGAGATGTGAACAGTATTTCCCCTGAAGTGATCATTAAAGCTTTGGAGGATCCTAGAATTATAAAGCTGATGACTCCTGTGGTATATGGTTCAGGTAAAATCCTTTCTTATTATAGAAAAGCATTAAATATTCGGGATTTCAATTATTTTCAATTGAAAAAGCTGGAAGAATTGAGCGATAAAAAACTCAATGTGCTGAATTTGTGGGAAGAAACGGTGAATATCACCATGGGACAATCTTCCGAAGAAGCTGGGAAATATGCTTTTATAAGTATAAAAAAAGCAGTTGAAGATGCAATGGAAGGAAAAGTGGATGCAATCGTTACAGCTCCTATTAATAAACATAATATACAGTCTGAAGATTTCAAATTTGCCGGACATACAGAATATCTCGCTCAAGAAGCAGGAGTAAAAGATAGCTTGATGCTTTTAGTAGATGGAGATTTAAGGGTTGGTGTGGTGACAGGTCATATTCCAATTAAGGAAGTGAGCGACAAAATAACCTCAGAAAAAATAGATAGCAAACTGGATGTCTTAGAAAAATCTTTAAAGCATGATTTCGGGATTAAAAAACCTAGAATTGCAGTTTTAGGATTAAACCCGCATGCTGGAGATGGTGGAGTGATAGGAAATGAGGAGGAAGAAATGATTAAGCCACTAATTGAAAGAAGAAAAGAAAAAGGGAAGTTAGTTTTCGGTCCTTTTCCGGCTGATGGTTTCTTTGGAAATCAGCAATATAAAAATTTTGATGCCGTTTTGGCGATGTATCATGATCAAGGCTTGATTCCTTTTAAGACCTTGGCTTTTTCAAATGGGGTGAATTTTACAGCAGGGCTTCCTTTTGTAAGAACTTCGCCCGATCACGGAACGGCATATGATTTAACAGGAAAAGGGCTTGCAGATGAAACTTCTATGCGACAAGCCTTGTTCTTGGCAATCGATATCATAAAGAATAGAAAAGAATATTCTTAA
- a CDS encoding YceD family protein, with the protein MEKLKDFDIQVYKLGIKQHEYEFKVNSAFFSEFEGELVESGEVIVQALLDKRENLMELNLDFSGYVDLISDRSLEPFQYPIEINKKLLYKYGEEEQELEEDVMVITKNTQVINVGHFIYETIALQIPLKKLHPDEIEEDEEHNDYVYIDDAEDEIEEEEENIDPRWAALKDLNKKK; encoded by the coding sequence ATGGAAAAGTTGAAGGATTTCGACATTCAGGTTTATAAGCTTGGAATCAAGCAGCATGAATATGAATTTAAAGTAAATTCAGCCTTTTTCAGTGAGTTTGAAGGTGAATTGGTTGAAAGTGGAGAAGTTATAGTGCAAGCGCTATTAGATAAAAGAGAAAATCTAATGGAGTTGAATTTAGATTTCTCCGGTTATGTTGATTTAATCAGCGACAGAAGCTTGGAACCGTTTCAATATCCCATAGAAATCAACAAAAAGTTGTTGTATAAATATGGGGAGGAAGAGCAAGAGTTGGAAGAGGATGTAATGGTCATCACAAAAAACACGCAAGTGATTAATGTGGGGCATTTTATTTACGAAACCATCGCTTTGCAAATACCTTTGAAAAAGTTGCATCCTGACGAAATAGAGGAAGACGAAGAGCATAATGATTATGTTTACATAGATGATGCTGAAGACGAAATTGAGGAAGAGGAAGAAAACATTGACCCAAGGTGGGCAGCATTAAAAGATTTAAATAAAAAGAAATAA
- a CDS encoding NAD(P)-dependent oxidoreductase — protein MKILVIDEMHESITPLLNELNLEVDYMPKINREEIISIIGDYEGLIVRSKTYIDAELLQNTNKLKFVARAGAGVDNVEVNELEKRNIHLINAPEGNRDALAEHTMGMLLSLFNKINLADQEVRNGKWDREGNRGVELMGKTIGLLGFGNMGGAFAKRLSSFGCKIIAYDAEKTGFSNDYVEEVNLEKMQAEAQILSLHIPMNAQNKGIINSEFLLGFKKLDYIINTSRGEVLILKDLLKLLKSGKMKGAALDVLENEKINSLKDSELFVFQELTSLKQVILTPHIAGWSFESYEKINRVLTQKIKLLVEKQ, from the coding sequence ATGAAAATACTTGTTATAGATGAAATGCATGAAAGCATCACTCCTTTGTTGAATGAACTCAACTTAGAAGTGGATTATATGCCTAAAATAAATCGTGAGGAAATCATTTCAATTATTGGGGATTACGAAGGATTGATTGTTAGAAGTAAAACCTATATTGATGCTGAACTACTACAAAATACTAATAAACTTAAATTTGTAGCCCGTGCTGGAGCTGGTGTGGATAATGTTGAGGTTAATGAGCTAGAGAAAAGAAATATTCATCTCATAAATGCTCCAGAAGGCAATAGAGATGCCTTAGCTGAACATACTATGGGCATGTTGTTATCTCTTTTTAATAAAATCAATTTGGCTGACCAAGAGGTAAGAAACGGAAAATGGGATAGAGAAGGAAATAGAGGAGTCGAATTAATGGGCAAAACAATTGGCTTACTAGGCTTTGGCAATATGGGAGGAGCATTTGCAAAAAGACTTAGTTCTTTTGGTTGTAAAATAATAGCCTATGATGCAGAAAAAACAGGATTTTCCAATGATTATGTAGAAGAAGTAAACTTAGAAAAGATGCAAGCGGAAGCTCAAATTCTGAGTTTGCATATTCCTATGAATGCTCAAAACAAAGGAATTATCAATTCTGAATTCCTTTTAGGATTTAAAAAATTAGATTATATTATCAATACTTCTAGAGGAGAAGTTTTAATCTTAAAAGATTTATTAAAATTGTTAAAATCTGGAAAAATGAAAGGAGCCGCATTGGATGTATTAGAGAATGAAAAAATCAACTCCTTAAAAGATAGTGAACTATTTGTTTTCCAAGAACTTACAAGTTTAAAACAAGTAATATTGACTCCTCACATAGCCGGATGGTCTTTCGAATCATATGAGAAAATAAATAGAGTGCTAACCCAAAAAATTAAATTATTGGTCGAAAAACAATAA
- a CDS encoding phosphatase PAP2 family protein produces MKYIFILIFSFNIFSLEAQNFSNESSDSLKTKNTFLRSSILPLTIITAGVTANKSQFEKDLRYDIRAKVGNDFQFKIDDYFQYAPILEIYLADALHIEAKNHWFDQTKYLLISNVISTAITQGLKRITLKTRPDNSTNDSFPSGHTTFSFTNASVLMHEFRDSAPILAYSGYFFSTTTGAFRMINDRHWISDVLFGAGIGIMATELVYYLEPLKNFNPFKKNENIIFLPMINQDSKGFYFSYTF; encoded by the coding sequence ATGAAATATATATTTATACTCATCTTTTCCTTCAATATCTTCAGTCTCGAAGCACAGAACTTTTCAAATGAAAGTTCAGATTCTCTGAAAACAAAGAACACCTTTTTAAGAAGCTCCATACTACCTTTAACTATAATAACTGCAGGAGTTACTGCCAACAAAAGTCAGTTTGAAAAAGATTTAAGATATGATATAAGGGCAAAGGTAGGCAATGATTTTCAATTTAAAATTGATGATTATTTCCAATACGCACCCATTTTAGAAATTTACCTCGCTGACGCCCTACATATCGAAGCTAAAAACCATTGGTTCGACCAAACTAAATACCTGCTGATTTCAAATGTCATATCAACTGCTATTACACAAGGTTTAAAACGAATCACCCTAAAAACAAGACCAGATAATTCCACGAATGATTCCTTTCCTTCAGGGCACACCACCTTTTCATTTACCAACGCAAGTGTTTTAATGCATGAATTTAGAGACAGTGCCCCGATTTTAGCTTATAGCGGATATTTCTTTTCCACTACAACAGGCGCTTTCAGAATGATAAATGACCGACACTGGATATCGGATGTATTATTTGGTGCAGGCATTGGGATAATGGCTACTGAACTGGTTTACTATTTGGAACCTCTTAAAAACTTTAACCCTTTTAAGAAAAATGAAAACATCATTTTTTTACCTATGATTAACCAAGATAGTAAGGGATTTTATTTTTCATATACTTTCTGA
- a CDS encoding pentapeptide repeat-containing protein — protein MSRSEFKIIVEEKVKNITKKPILTSVIVLVFLSILVLGLSLSYYLEDFRGFFKEVLAEAHGMLFDIAIIGILIYWLRENGEKQLRIKMYKDEIDDFRQWESEEAAFRTVGNIKRLNRHKITEINLVNCHMTKTNMSHVDLTGSNLNSSNFSHANAIECNFSGTRANQTNFENAKMNQANFEGAFASGANFKDTFLIKANFKNAFLIKSDFTNAYLMEADLSNCHLTGATFDEASLYKANLIGAEGITADQLKNVKTLYLAELDDDIKSEIKEKYPQLLGK, from the coding sequence ATGAGCAGAAGCGAATTTAAAATTATAGTAGAAGAAAAAGTTAAAAACATAACAAAGAAGCCAATTCTAACTTCTGTTATCGTTCTTGTTTTTCTTTCTATCTTAGTTTTGGGATTAAGTTTATCCTACTATTTAGAAGATTTCAGAGGTTTCTTTAAGGAAGTTCTAGCGGAAGCTCACGGTATGCTTTTCGATATTGCTATAATCGGTATATTAATTTATTGGCTAAGAGAAAACGGAGAAAAACAGCTTCGAATCAAAATGTATAAAGATGAGATTGATGATTTCCGTCAGTGGGAATCAGAAGAGGCTGCATTTAGAACTGTAGGTAATATCAAAAGATTAAATAGACATAAGATTACGGAAATCAATTTGGTAAATTGTCATATGACCAAGACCAATATGAGTCACGTTGACCTAACTGGTTCTAACCTTAATTCATCCAATTTTAGTCATGCCAATGCTATTGAATGTAATTTCTCTGGCACTAGAGCAAATCAGACTAATTTTGAAAATGCCAAAATGAATCAAGCAAATTTTGAAGGCGCATTTGCTAGTGGTGCAAACTTTAAAGATACCTTCCTTATTAAAGCTAATTTCAAGAATGCTTTTTTAATTAAATCGGATTTCACCAATGCCTATTTAATGGAGGCGGATTTAAGTAATTGCCACCTTACGGGAGCTACATTTGATGAAGCTAGTCTTTATAAAGCCAATCTAATTGGGGCTGAAGGAATAACAGCAGATCAATTGAAAAATGTAAAAACACTTTATCTAGCTGAACTTGATGACGATATTAAAAGCGAGATAAAAGAGAAATACCCTCAACTTTTAGGTAAATAG